One segment of uncultured Tolumonas sp. DNA contains the following:
- a CDS encoding DUF262 domain-containing protein, with translation MSTHLKLAITTIGDLLLNNAITRDKDDKPISDMKLVIPNYQRPYKWTAKKAIQLLDDIVDAKNENKETYRLGTLILHQDQNKSKETYNIVDGQQRIITFTLLLKAINTDLNIDFLEQPLTGNPHNIRNIPNNYLALERRVSKFSDSREKSELCDYIKKNCELIVVITDDISEAFQFFDSQNARGKKLYPHDLLKAYHLREMNDLDVIETEKVVKNWEDLDQKELSALFSDYLYRVKEWTKGNKAWILTEHNIHKFKGITRQDNFPYAQFYKGAFAYADMLNHSSMPFVSGIRELKSFQLDTPIVAGKPFFDYARHYFEILKDIKNNDKYEGYFINDNKIVKTLDLRTYKNGVGNLITRLLFDTTILLYVDRFCPERPAKIDLEMLEQFVVFAFVWAYSLRAQYTNLSWQSAQNYIMGNDVKNSFNMYKTITESDSPVSLLSTLSDRVNPLSFNDIKAKKDNVNEQRDDGIYKNYLHFFKQYKFLEGKYEN, from the coding sequence TTGAGTACTCACTTAAAACTTGCAATAACTACAATTGGTGATTTGTTGCTAAATAATGCAATCACTCGAGATAAAGACGACAAACCGATTTCTGACATGAAATTGGTGATACCAAATTATCAACGACCTTATAAATGGACGGCAAAAAAAGCAATTCAACTGCTGGATGACATAGTTGATGCAAAAAATGAAAATAAAGAAACCTACCGACTTGGAACTCTTATCCTCCACCAAGACCAGAACAAAAGTAAAGAAACATATAACATTGTCGATGGACAACAGAGGATTATCACCTTTACGCTGCTACTAAAGGCAATTAATACTGATTTGAATATAGACTTTTTAGAACAACCTCTCACAGGAAATCCGCATAATATCCGAAATATACCTAACAATTATCTAGCACTCGAAAGACGAGTAAGTAAATTCAGCGATAGCAGAGAAAAATCGGAACTGTGTGATTACATTAAAAAAAATTGCGAACTCATAGTTGTGATCACTGATGACATTTCAGAAGCCTTTCAGTTTTTTGATTCGCAAAATGCTCGAGGCAAAAAACTATACCCCCATGATTTACTCAAGGCTTACCATCTTCGAGAGATGAATGATTTAGATGTCATAGAAACAGAGAAGGTTGTAAAAAACTGGGAGGATTTAGATCAAAAAGAGCTTTCAGCACTATTCAGTGATTATCTTTATCGTGTCAAAGAATGGACTAAAGGCAACAAAGCTTGGATATTAACAGAGCATAATATACATAAATTTAAGGGTATTACTCGGCAGGACAACTTTCCTTATGCGCAATTCTACAAAGGGGCTTTTGCCTATGCCGATATGCTCAATCATTCCTCAATGCCATTTGTTTCAGGCATCCGAGAACTGAAATCATTTCAGTTGGATACACCAATCGTTGCTGGAAAACCGTTCTTTGACTATGCAAGACACTATTTTGAAATTCTTAAGGACATTAAGAACAACGATAAATATGAAGGCTACTTCATCAATGACAACAAAATCGTAAAAACTCTTGATCTGAGAACGTATAAAAATGGTGTTGGCAATTTGATCACTCGTTTGCTATTCGACACTACTATCTTGCTTTACGTTGATAGGTTCTGTCCTGAACGCCCCGCAAAAATAGATTTGGAAATGTTAGAACAATTTGTTGTGTTTGCCTTTGTCTGGGCTTATTCGCTTAGAGCACAATACACTAATCTTAGTTGGCAATCAGCACAAAACTACATTATGGGTAACGATGTTAAAAACTCGTTCAATATGTATAAAACAATTACCGAATCAGATTCACCGGTTTCGCTTTTAAGCACTCTCTCCGATCGGGTGAATCCGCTGTCATTTAATGACATAAAAGCTAAAAAAGATAATGTAAATGAACAGCGCGATGATGGTATTTATAAGAACTATCTCCATTTTTTCAAACAATACAAATTCCTGGAAGGCAAATATGAAAACTAA
- a CDS encoding DUF262 domain-containing protein — protein MKTKTLPLKELSISDIYNGDKVTYEVPIYQRNYAWEKDEISALIQDVYDAYVTKKQTYFIGTLVSYHKGDQIYEVIDGQQRLTTINIVLGAMGVSLQNKLTYRARKKSNDTIKNIPDFEIDEKDYGIVNGFKYAIAAINEIVPNTDQNEFKAYFQKNVHLIHYQVPKDIDLNHYFEIMNSRGEQLEKHEIIKARLIEKLNDSDKTKFSRLWESCSEMNVYIQQRYPETKIFGKNLCDFESSNFDEFPDVDDNEDSVKISDLIAFSVTDKQPIEQDTIDTFQPIMDFSNFLLIVLKITRMEESGFTPTSLNLDDKELIREFDKVKDDETFVKRFGFNLLRAKFLLDNYLVHHSNENDTIESNPWKLQYWQKEGKNGYLKNLDGESDNQHKLVHLLSMLEVSFTARQRKNYLFYCLLHLFNSDDRNISSYLKFVSELADKYFIDVYLVAENLNEINTPKPGSFDNTVLYNNALNIKLSNDNRDFSEIYGDGTAISKGIPLFIFNYLDYKLWERYANELRGNSTKVGDKDRDNFFDSLGCSDFGLKVFEEFYFSRSRRSLEHYYPQSNANGNDGAPNQEQINCLGNFAMIGSEANSSGSNWSPKTKLDHYLDTSGKIKQVSVASIKFMIMMQKCRDNQSTRKLGLEWVFDDIQEHQENMLAVLLG, from the coding sequence ATGAAAACTAAGACTCTGCCGCTCAAAGAACTGTCCATTAGCGACATTTATAATGGCGACAAAGTTACTTATGAAGTTCCTATATACCAGAGAAACTATGCGTGGGAAAAAGATGAGATTTCTGCTCTTATTCAAGATGTATACGATGCATATGTCACCAAAAAACAAACTTATTTTATAGGAACTTTGGTGTCATATCACAAAGGAGACCAGATCTATGAAGTAATTGATGGTCAACAGAGACTTACAACAATCAATATTGTACTAGGTGCAATGGGTGTTTCACTCCAAAATAAACTGACTTATCGGGCACGCAAAAAATCAAACGATACCATTAAAAATATTCCTGATTTTGAGATTGATGAAAAAGACTATGGAATTGTGAACGGCTTTAAATATGCAATAGCTGCAATTAATGAGATAGTTCCGAATACCGACCAAAACGAATTCAAAGCTTATTTTCAGAAAAACGTTCACTTAATTCATTACCAAGTACCGAAAGATATAGACTTAAACCACTACTTTGAAATCATGAATTCAAGAGGCGAACAACTTGAAAAACATGAAATTATTAAAGCCCGCCTAATAGAAAAACTGAATGATTCGGATAAAACAAAGTTTAGTCGCCTGTGGGAATCTTGCAGCGAAATGAATGTCTACATACAACAAAGATACCCAGAAACTAAAATTTTTGGTAAGAATCTTTGCGATTTTGAGAGTTCAAATTTTGATGAGTTTCCTGATGTAGATGACAATGAAGACTCAGTTAAAATCAGTGACCTTATCGCATTCAGTGTCACTGATAAACAACCGATTGAACAAGATACTATCGATACGTTCCAACCGATTATGGACTTTTCAAACTTCTTACTGATTGTGTTGAAAATTACACGTATGGAAGAAAGTGGCTTTACGCCTACAAGTTTAAACCTCGATGATAAAGAGTTGATTCGAGAGTTTGACAAGGTAAAAGATGATGAAACTTTTGTAAAACGGTTCGGATTTAATTTGCTCAGGGCCAAGTTTCTACTGGACAACTATCTTGTGCATCATTCAAACGAAAATGACACGATTGAGAGCAACCCCTGGAAGCTGCAATATTGGCAAAAAGAAGGTAAAAATGGTTATCTGAAAAATCTTGATGGCGAAAGCGATAACCAACATAAATTGGTGCACTTGCTTTCGATGTTAGAAGTGTCATTTACAGCAAGGCAAAGGAAGAACTATCTTTTCTATTGCTTGCTACATCTATTTAATTCTGATGATAGAAATATTAGCAGTTATCTCAAGTTCGTATCTGAATTGGCAGATAAATACTTCATAGATGTGTATTTGGTGGCTGAAAATCTTAACGAGATAAATACACCCAAGCCTGGTAGCTTCGATAACACGGTCCTCTATAACAATGCCCTTAATATTAAGCTAAGCAATGACAACCGTGATTTTTCTGAAATCTATGGAGATGGCACTGCAATATCAAAGGGTATTCCGTTATTCATTTTCAACTATCTTGACTATAAATTGTGGGAGAGATATGCAAATGAACTTCGCGGTAATAGCACAAAAGTAGGCGATAAAGACAGAGATAATTTTTTTGATTCACTTGGATGTAGTGATTTTGGACTGAAAGTATTTGAAGAATTTTATTTTTCTAGGTCACGCCGGAGTTTAGAACATTACTACCCACAATCCAATGCTAATGGAAACGATGGGGCACCAAATCAAGAACAAATAAATTGCTTGGGTAACTTCGCTATGATTGGTAGTGAGGCGAATAGCTCAGGATCAAATTGGAGCCCGAAAACTAAGCTTGATCATTATTTAGATACATCAGGAAAAATTAAACAAGTCAGCGTAGCATCAATCAAATTCATGATTATGATGCAGAAATGCAGAGACAATCAAAGCACTCGTAAACTAGGGCTGGAATGGGTTTTTGATGATATACAAGAGCATCAAGAAAATATGTTAGCAGTATTGCTTGGTTGA
- a CDS encoding mobile mystery protein A — protein sequence MRTIKSTNIVKQTVLQQYRTIANSSLGQKLPRIPKEGWIRTVRKALDMSGAQLAKRLGVSRNRISVLERKETEGEITLNQLKTLAEQLSCDLTYTLVPRKPIEQIIEDKAIEIAIQMLNSNLQNMSLEAKLIDKQAEYRLFEQVKSSIIVSGGHVIWRKD from the coding sequence TTGCGTACGATCAAATCAACAAACATTGTTAAACAGACGGTACTTCAACAGTATAGAACTATTGCAAACTCATCTCTTGGCCAAAAATTACCGCGTATTCCAAAAGAAGGTTGGATACGAACTGTTCGTAAGGCACTCGACATGTCGGGAGCACAACTTGCAAAACGATTAGGTGTAAGCCGCAATAGAATTTCGGTACTCGAACGAAAAGAAACAGAAGGCGAAATTACTCTCAACCAATTAAAAACCCTTGCTGAACAACTTAGTTGTGATTTAACGTATACCTTGGTTCCTCGAAAACCTATTGAGCAAATTATTGAAGACAAAGCTATTGAAATAGCAATTCAAATGTTGAACAGTAACCTTCAAAATATGTCTTTAGAAGCTAAATTAATTGATAAACAGGCGGAATATCGCTTATTTGAACAAGTAAAGAGCAGCATTATTGTATCTGGCGGCCACGTTATATGGCGAAAAGATTAA
- a CDS encoding TnsA endonuclease N-terminal domain-containing protein, translated as MISNSIIYYLKFFQQESEYLKTQPEPIFLNVNGKMRRYTPDLESIESGNGFIDEVKHSTKAILPENIDKFYIISEACADQAKTFRVMTEKEIHNGERHKNLRYLAPVLRHPSPIEEVQILIASLDCKSMHIKELMQHIKMMGMKPCLIRRALAHKLLICDLTKKYSDLIISWA; from the coding sequence GTGATCTCGAACTCGATTATTTATTATTTAAAATTTTTCCAGCAGGAATCGGAATATTTAAAGACCCAGCCAGAGCCGATTTTTTTAAATGTTAATGGGAAGATGAGACGCTATACACCGGATTTGGAATCCATCGAATCTGGCAATGGTTTTATAGATGAGGTAAAGCATTCCACAAAAGCCATATTGCCTGAAAATATTGATAAATTTTACATAATTTCAGAAGCTTGTGCAGACCAAGCTAAAACGTTTCGTGTGATGACAGAAAAGGAAATTCATAATGGTGAACGTCACAAAAATCTGAGATATCTCGCCCCTGTTCTAAGACATCCCTCACCTATCGAGGAAGTGCAAATACTTATTGCCAGTCTAGATTGTAAATCAATGCACATAAAAGAATTGATGCAGCATATAAAAATGATGGGCATGAAACCATGTCTCATTAGGCGCGCATTAGCTCATAAGCTGCTGATTTGTGATCTCACAAAAAAATATTCCGATTTGATCATTTCTTGGGCTTAG